From the genome of bacterium:
ACTGGGAAAACTATTGGCAAAAATTAGAGAGTAGATTAGATAGAACTGCAACTCCACGACTATCTGGATATAGAAGATTATTCAATCGTTTTATCCCTAAATTTGCCCCGTTTAGAGATAAGACGCCACAGATATCTGACGGTCGCCTAAAGGCGAATCTATCTCTAACGGGGTTTGCATTCGCTTTGAACGGAATTCTGATAGCTTTGCTAATCTTCTTAGGCGGGCTTCTGCACATACGCACCCAAGAAATGGAGTGGCTCCAATCCGTTCACGAGAAAACGATAGAGCAAATATCCGCATATTTGCTCTACCCGGCAACACGAGGAAGTGTAAAAACAAATGCGCAGTTCCTTGACAAATATGATATGCTTACCTGTAATAATTATCACAGTAAATCCTGGTTAGAAATCAGTTTTGACGTGGCATCAGAGGAATTTAAAAACGGGGTAAAGAATATAAAAAAGGAGGGATGAGATATGATAAGTAGAGTTAAGATTCGAAATTCCGCAATTCGAAGTGGTTTCACTCTAATAGAGCTTCTTGTAGTAGTAGCAATTATAGGAATTCTGGCTGCAGTGCTACTTCCTGCGTTAGGCAGGGCGCGTGACCTTGCAGTAAGGGCAAGATGTATGAACAATCTGCATCAGCTGATACTTTCTAATATCCTCTATGCGAACGATAATGACCAATATCTCCCAGGACCGTATGGTATTAGTCAGTGTGACGGTGCTGGTAGCCAGTGTGTAAGTGCGGCTAAGGTCATGACCGGTAAGCTTTATACAGGCGGTTATCTGACTAACCTTGACTACTTTCAGTGTCCAAGCGCCCAGGCTCTATATCCGAATACTCCGGATGGAAATCCCAGAGCATGTGACTATACTGTGAGTTGGCCCACATTCTGTCGACCATATAACGCCGGGCTTAACGCCAATGGTATGATGATAGAGAGCGAATTGTCCAGTTTAGAATTAGTAACAACTAAATCGCGGAAAATTACAACATTTGCGGGCCCGAGCCAAACAATAGTCTATGCTGAAGAGAACACGGGAAAGGTGCCAAGCGGATGCTTTGGGGCAGGTCTCACAATCAATGACCAATATTTATGTTGGTCGGATGTGGTTGAACCGCGTCATATCAATGATTCCACCGCAGGATGTTTAGACGGGCATGTGATTCTTATTCCGAGTAGCTTGTCGGGCTGTGCAGCTGGCGAACCTTCAGGCCTTAACGCTGCCTATAACAAAAGTTCCCCAAAGAGGGCACATATGATGCCTCAATACTGCCCATTCTCTGGATGGACAGCCGGTGGTTATTAGATAAGACTTAAACAATTACCCCCTCCGTTTGCACAAGCAAACAGAGGGGGTTCATTTTCTTTTCTAACCCGACAATACGTTCAGATAATTGTAGTTGCCGATTTATCGGCTCTGTTTATTGTCATTTGTGTAGTGGTCGAGTTTGCCACTACTATAGACCAAAGACTGAAGACTAAGAGAATTCCTAATTTAGGAATTCGACATTGGGCATTTCATTAGGAATTAGAAATTGGTAATTAGGAACTTAATTTTAAAGAGTTGTAGCTGCCGATTGATTTAACCCACCTCCGAGGTGGGATTTGGTCACTATGGAGGGACTTAAGTTATGTCAGCCAATGCCAAAAGTTCCACAACTTCCAAACTGTTTATCGCTATCGCCTGTTTCCTTGTCCTCACAGCCGGATGCACTACCAGGCAAAACAGCTGGGGCAATATAAATTCCTGGAAAATCGAGACACAGGATCAGGGCTGCGCGCTAAAATTAAGCACAGTTCAGGATGGCAGAGACAAGGCAATTCAAGCCGATTATAAATTAAGAGACGAAGAAAGCTGGGTAAAAATGGAGTTACCTATAGGACAACTGCCCAGTCCGGAAACACCCATCAGTTTTGATATCAAAGCCAATGCCGGTTCGAATATAGAAATAAAATTTATCGATAGCGACGGTTCTATTTTCTGGGCAAAATACAGTTTGGCCGGTAAATACGAAAATTGGACTAAAACGGCGGTTTCTCTAAGGAATTTAGAATACGCCTGGGGTGGAAAAGACGATAATTTCGATAAGCTTTCCCTGCTTGAGTTTTGCTTCTCAGGTACAGGTTCAGGCAAAGTATGGATAAAAAACATTCGATTTGCCGACAAAAACACTGTTACAACACTGCCAATAAAACCAAAACCCGGATCAACAATTGACCCGAATGCTAAGATGGTGGGGGTTGGATTTGCCCAGAGAAGAGCTGAAAAAATGCTGCCGGAAGATCCGCTTGTATTAGAGTATCTAAAGATCATTCAGGATACATCTTCTCCGGAAAAACAACTCTTGCCTTCTATGGAAGACCTGGAAGCCCAAACATTCAATAATTCACTTGTTGCAATGGCATTCATACTCAAAGGCGAAAGAGAGAGAGCCGAACGCATCCTTGATTTTTATGCCAACGCGACCGATAAAAATAATCAGGACCAGATGCTACAAAATCTCTACTACAACGGCGAAGGTCGCGGATTTTTCCAATATGTCGCTATGAGAGACAGTAACGTAGTCAGTCCCGACCTTCATACAGAAGGATTAGCTGCGCCCGGTGAAACAATAAAAGTCATAGCATATCACAATCCCGGAAGATCAGACCGCTGGATGGGTGATATGGTCTGGCTGATGTATACATACAAGCATTATGAGAAAACATACAAATCAGACCGTTATGCAGACATAATAAAAAAAATAATGGAGCTTTTAGTGTCCTGGTACACAGATGACCCCGAAGGTGGTGGATATATTCAGCACGGCTGGCGAAAGGGCGATAAAAAACTGCACGAAGGACACGGTCATCCCGAAGGCAATGTTGATTGCTATGCACTGTTCAAAATTCTTGGTAATGATGAAATGGCCGGCAAAATCAAAACCTGGCTCGACCGGCAATTCGGTAACAATAAAAATTTGCCGCTTGATTTATATACCTGGCGAACTCTGGCTTATGGAAAAGATTACGCTTATCTGCTTGATATTCCCGACTATGATTTGAGATACCGCAAAACTCTCACAATTAACGGCAAAAAAGTTATGGGTTTTTATCACGGACCAGACATTAATGCAAACAATATCTGGCTCGACGGAACAGGACATATTGCCTGCGCATACCTTGCCTATGGCGATAAACAAAGGGGTTATTTTTACTCCAATCAGCTTGATGGCCTTTTGATTGACAGAATTATCGACGGCAAAAAAACCAGAGCCCTGCCCTACACAGCCAATAAAACAAGCGGTTATGACTGGGTCAACCCGAACAAAGGTTTTATTTCGGTCTGCGCCTGGTATATATTCGCCAAGAACAGATTTAATCCAATGACGCTGGAAAAATTCGATAATTAACAGTAAAAAACGCTTTACTTTCTTTGTTTCGTAGTTGCCCATTTATAGACGGCTTTGTTTAACTGATATAGAAATATAATGGATATACATGGAAATAAATTGTTTCTTACTACATATTTCTATTGTATTTCTACCATATATCTTTTAATCATGCCATTCAATCGGCAACTACAATTATCTGAACGTATTGTCGGTTTAGAAAAGAAATTAAACAATAAGAAGGGGGAGTCCCGACGTAACGTCGGGACTCCCCCTTCTTCAAGCAGATTGAATCGTTTAAGTCTTATTTAGTAACCACCAGCTGTCCATCCAGGGAATGGGCAGTATTGAGGCATTAGGTGTATCCTCTTTGGGCAATTTTGAGCATATTTACATATACCCCCCGTACAGTTTGATGTGCTGCTTTTAATAAGAATCACATGCCCATCCAAACATCCTGCAGTAGAATCATTAAGATGGCGTGGTTCAACAACATTCGTAGCGGATAAACTGGGATCGTCGATTCTATCCCCCGACCCGTCGCAGCCACTTGGCACCATTCCCGTATTCTCTTCAGCATATACCACTGTTTGACTTGGTCCCGGAAACGTTGTAATTTTTCGATGACAGTTAAAAGGATCGGAAGAGAGTGCAAGCGGAGCACCAGCATCTCCATACCAGCTAAATCTAGTTTCATCCACCAGCCCATTTGCGTCTATGGTAGAATCGTATGGTTTCCTCCATGTAGGGACTGAACAAGTATAGTCATACTGGCGATCCCTGAGTCCCTCTGCTCCACCGCCTCCTACTTTGGGATATCGAGCCTGGGCGCTTGGGCATTTCCAGAAGTCGGGGTTAAGATTATAACCACCTGTGGCAAGAAGACCGCGGTGATCACCGTATGGGTCTACATTGGTAGGGGACCAACCTGCAGGCGCGTTAATTGCCACAAGACTATCCCACATATTGGTACCCCTTACTCCCGGCAGGTATTGGTCCCAATCGCCTGCATATAATATGTTCGCAAGCATAAGTTGATGCAGATTGTTCATACATCTTGCCCTCACTGCCAAGTCACGCGCTCTGCCTAATGCAGGAAGCAGAACCGCTGCCAAAATTCCTATAATCGCTACTACCACAAGAAGCTCTATCAGCGTGAAACCACTACTCACCCGCCTCTTCGGGAAATCTTGTCCGAAGACTCCAAAGAGTTTCGGACTCTTTCGAAGAATCTTAACTTTACTTATCATATCTCATCCCTCCTTTTTTTGAAACGTTTATTTTTTCCGTTTTCTTGCCTCCTTTGATAATATAGTGCAAGTAATTCTTACACTACTGTTAGTTATATTTATACAACCATGCATCTTTTAGGGATAACCTATTAATCATCTTTCTGATACGTCAGAACACATCGTAAAATGTGACACATGCCCCTCTAACCTATTTAAGAACGCCTCCAACGACCTGGACCCGACATAACGTCAGAGCGTTAGGAGGTAACCAGAACAGTTCTTAAGTTCTGTGTTCTATAAAATCTATTCTTCTTTCAAAACCTAATATACTATCTTTAAAAGCCTTCTGGCTGTGGTTACTTTTGCTGAATTGGAACCCTTCTTTGCCTTCATTGAATAGTAAAAACTTCTCATCTGAGTATCAGCTTTTATTGCCGGCACTACCACTTCTATTAATGCCCATCTTATGTATTTATTCCCCTGTTTTATTATTCTGCCATGTTCGGTTTTAGCACCTGAAGAATATGTGAATGGAACAAGTCCTGCATAAGAACATAATTTATCTGATGTCGGGAAACGTTCGATATTATCTATCTCATATCTCAATAACATCTTTGCTCCAAATAAATCGCTAAACAATAGAGCTTCTTCTCTAATATTTTCCTGCCTGTCTATAAGGTTATGAATTCTTTTTACCATTGTCTTAAGTCTTACTAAAAACAGCCTCTGTCTTAATACTTGTTGTATGTGTCTGCTGTTAGAATCTCTTGGTATTTTGTCTGTCTTTATTTTCGCTTCCGCTATTGCCCTTACTTTTAAAGGATGGGCAACTTTAACTTTGTCTATATAGCCACTGTATATATCCTGAAGCAATCCCCAATTCCAACCCGATTCTAAAACAACTTTTGAACCATTTTTACTATAGGGCAATAATACTTGTTTTATGCTTTTCCTATCGTTGCCCAACCTTTGCCTACTTACTATTTTGCCATGTCAGGGGTTTATTTGTCCCTAACGGAAAGATTTACATCTCACATCTTTTCAGGTTCTGTATTATCAGTAACTAATAGTCAGCGACACCGGTAATTTATCAAAGAATATTTCATCACCGGTAAATCTGTTCCATGCTTTCCAGTTAATCTTTACCGTCTTAATTTTCCTATTCAAAAATGGCGACTTAAACACAAAACCTTTTGGCGGCTTCGCTTTGCCGGAAATTTTTACTGTTATGGTATCTCCGTCTTTTTTCATGGCGTAACTTATATCTCCATAATAGGTAGCCATATTCTTTACAAAAATACCTTCTTTTCTTTCAAGCCACTTTCCATCAATACCGTGGCCAAGAATCAATCTGTCTCCTGTTTCATAAACAAACAAACTGCGAACGCTGTTTATATATTCGGCGCCAACCCAGGTATGAGGCATATCGCCAAAATAACCCGGGAAACGATAATCGCTGTTCACAACCTCCGCTAACTGATTCCATTTAAGCGGCCTTCTGCATTTGAGCATAAACCTCAATAAATCAAGCCCCTTATCCTTCTCTCCCATATAAAACAAAGCTGGTGTAGTTCTTAATTCATAAGGTGTAAAGCAATACTTCGCATCAGGTTCGAATCTGCTCGATAAATCTTTGTAATATTTATCAAATGTGAACTTCAACCATGGCTTAAATTCCGGCGTTTGTAAATTTACCAGCTCATCGCAATACATAATAGCTACTGCTGTAGAAGTGGGGTCAAAATCGCCAAGGGAGGCG
Proteins encoded in this window:
- a CDS encoding zf-HC2 domain-containing protein, whose translation is MECEKVQRLLSSYLDNSLKFTYTDSIKEHIAKCQKCMDELDTMTKIDNLLKLKVKEKPSEEYWENYWQKLESRLDRTATPRLSGYRRLFNRFIPKFAPFRDKTPQISDGRLKANLSLTGFAFALNGILIALLIFLGGLLHIRTQEMEWLQSVHEKTIEQISAYLLYPATRGSVKTNAQFLDKYDMLTCNNYHSKSWLEISFDVASEEFKNGVKNIKKEG
- a CDS encoding type II secretion system protein, with the protein product MISRVKIRNSAIRSGFTLIELLVVVAIIGILAAVLLPALGRARDLAVRARCMNNLHQLILSNILYANDNDQYLPGPYGISQCDGAGSQCVSAAKVMTGKLYTGGYLTNLDYFQCPSAQALYPNTPDGNPRACDYTVSWPTFCRPYNAGLNANGMMIESELSSLELVTTKSRKITTFAGPSQTIVYAEENTGKVPSGCFGAGLTINDQYLCWSDVVEPRHINDSTAGCLDGHVILIPSSLSGCAAGEPSGLNAAYNKSSPKRAHMMPQYCPFSGWTAGGY
- a CDS encoding type II secretion system protein encodes the protein MISKVKILRKSPKLFGVFGQDFPKRRVSSGFTLIELLVVVAIIGILAAVLLPALGRARDLAVRARCMNNLHQLMLANILYAGDWDQYLPGVRGTNMWDSLVAINAPAGWSPTNVDPYGDHRGLLATGGYNLNPDFWKCPSAQARYPKVGGGGAEGLRDRQYDYTCSVPTWRKPYDSTIDANGLVDETRFSWYGDAGAPLALSSDPFNCHRKITTFPGPSQTVVYAEENTGMVPSGCDGSGDRIDDPSLSATNVVEPRHLNDSTAGCLDGHVILIKSSTSNCTGGICKYAQNCPKRIHLMPQYCPFPGWTAGGY
- a CDS encoding IS110 family transposase produces the protein MGNDRKSIKQVLLPYSKNGSKVVLESGWNWGLLQDIYSGYIDKVKVAHPLKVRAIAEAKIKTDKIPRDSNSRHIQQVLRQRLFLVRLKTMVKRIHNLIDRQENIREEALLFSDLFGAKMLLRYEIDNIERFPTSDKLCSYAGLVPFTYSSGAKTEHGRIIKQGNKYIRWALIEVVVPAIKADTQMRSFYYSMKAKKGSNSAKVTTARRLLKIVY